The following proteins come from a genomic window of Flavobacterium crocinum:
- a CDS encoding quinone-dependent dihydroorotate dehydrogenase, translated as MYKLIIRPILFWFDPEEVHYFTFSFVKFISKIPGVSSIIRAIYEVKDSRLEREVFGIKFKNPVGLAAGFDKDAKLYKELGDFGFGFIEIGTVTPVGQEGNPKKRLFRLKEDQAIINRMGFNNGGVLEAVERLKKNSGVLIGGNIGKNKVTDNEDAVKDYIICFDALYDHVDYFVVNVSSPNTPNLRALQDKEPLTALLQTLQNRNVEKQKTSTLKVKPILLKIAPDLTDEQLLDIIDIVKTTQIAGVIATNTTISREGLQSSNQTETGGLSGKPLTKRSTEVIRFLSEKSNKAFPIIGVGGIHSADDAIEKLNAGASLVQLYTGFIYEGPALIKAINKKVLGQL; from the coding sequence ATGTATAAATTGATAATTCGTCCGATACTTTTTTGGTTTGATCCTGAAGAAGTGCATTACTTTACTTTTTCATTTGTTAAATTCATTTCAAAAATCCCGGGAGTTTCATCAATCATAAGAGCAATCTACGAAGTAAAAGACAGCCGATTAGAAAGAGAAGTTTTCGGAATTAAATTCAAAAATCCCGTTGGACTGGCGGCAGGATTTGATAAAGACGCAAAACTGTATAAAGAATTAGGTGATTTTGGTTTTGGTTTTATCGAAATTGGAACGGTAACACCAGTTGGACAAGAAGGAAATCCGAAAAAACGTTTATTTCGCTTAAAAGAAGATCAGGCAATTATTAACCGAATGGGATTTAATAATGGTGGAGTTCTGGAAGCTGTTGAACGTTTGAAGAAAAATTCAGGGGTTTTAATTGGAGGAAATATAGGAAAGAATAAGGTCACTGACAACGAAGATGCAGTTAAAGACTACATCATTTGTTTTGATGCTTTGTATGATCATGTTGATTATTTTGTTGTAAATGTAAGTTCTCCAAATACGCCAAATTTAAGAGCGTTGCAAGATAAAGAACCTTTAACGGCTTTGTTGCAAACTTTACAGAACAGAAATGTTGAAAAACAAAAAACAAGTACCCTAAAAGTAAAACCAATCTTATTGAAAATTGCTCCGGATCTTACAGATGAGCAATTATTAGATATCATTGATATTGTAAAAACAACTCAGATTGCTGGTGTAATTGCTACCAATACCACAATTTCGAGAGAAGGTTTGCAGTCTTCAAACCAAACAGAGACTGGAGGTTTGTCCGGAAAACCATTGACAAAACGATCTACAGAAGTAATTCGTTTTCTTTCGGAAAAAAGCAATAAAGCTTTCCCGATTATTGGAGTAGGAGGAATTCATTCTGCTGACGATGCCATTGAAAAACTTAATGCAGGTGCAAGTTTAGTGCAATTGTACACTGGTTTTATTTACGAAGGGCCAGCGTTGATAAAAGCTATCAATAAGAAAGTTTTAGGACAATTGTAA
- a CDS encoding DUF3307 domain-containing protein translates to MILFVKLLLAHLLGDFIWQPGSWVTDKETKKHKSIYLYIHIILHGILAAILAGEIRFIPYAILIAVTHGIIDLIKLNFQKKKNKRTWFVVDQIAHILVLIGVVLLYENKNIPPFWQENVFWIYLTGILLLTKPTSIFIKTIISIWAPESKLNNQDNSLVAAGNYIGILERLFVFGFILTNHFEAIGFLLAAKSIFRFGDLKEAKDRKLTEYVLIGTLISFGIAILAGLLVQMLLQLS, encoded by the coding sequence ATGATTTTATTCGTAAAACTCCTTTTAGCGCATTTGTTAGGTGATTTTATATGGCAGCCTGGATCATGGGTAACCGATAAAGAAACTAAAAAACATAAAAGTATTTACTTATATATCCATATTATTCTTCATGGAATTCTAGCAGCAATTCTGGCAGGAGAAATCCGATTTATACCTTATGCGATTTTAATTGCTGTAACGCATGGTATTATCGATTTGATCAAATTAAATTTTCAGAAAAAGAAAAACAAACGCACCTGGTTTGTCGTTGACCAAATTGCTCATATTCTCGTTTTGATTGGTGTTGTACTTTTATATGAAAATAAAAATATCCCTCCTTTTTGGCAGGAAAATGTATTTTGGATTTACTTAACCGGTATTTTACTGCTTACCAAACCAACATCCATTTTTATCAAAACAATTATCTCAATATGGGCACCTGAAAGTAAACTCAATAATCAGGATAATTCCTTAGTAGCCGCTGGAAATTATATCGGAATTCTGGAACGTCTGTTTGTTTTCGGATTTATCCTAACCAATCATTTTGAAGCCATCGGATTTCTTTTGGCCGCTAAATCTATTTTCAGATTTGGAGATTTAAAAGAAGCAAAAGACAGAAAATTAACCGAATATGTTTTAATTGGCACTTTAATCAGTTTTGGAATCGCGATTCTTGCCGGATTATTAGTTCAAATGTTATTACAATTGTCCTAA
- a CDS encoding SatD family protein: MTSVITGDIIGSRQQESEHWVEDLKRILAPFGATPSQWEIYRGDEFQVEVSNPEQALITAILIKARLRAIKSDARMSIGFGDKTHDAEKISESNGSAFIHSGELFETLKKQKVTLALRTGDTNFDEKLNLMLQLASTFMDSWLVQSAEFVAVAIENPTLSQEELGQKLGINQAAVSRRQKRAQFELVMHLDRYFRTQIKQLSIL, encoded by the coding sequence ATGACTAGTGTAATAACAGGAGACATAATTGGTTCACGACAACAGGAATCAGAACATTGGGTTGAGGATTTAAAAAGGATCTTAGCTCCTTTTGGCGCTACGCCAAGTCAATGGGAAATCTATCGTGGTGATGAATTTCAGGTTGAAGTTTCAAATCCTGAACAAGCTTTAATTACTGCTATTTTGATAAAAGCTCGTCTGCGAGCCATAAAATCGGATGCCAGAATGAGCATTGGTTTTGGAGATAAAACACATGATGCCGAAAAAATATCTGAAAGTAATGGTTCTGCATTTATACATTCCGGTGAACTTTTTGAAACCTTAAAAAAACAGAAAGTCACCTTAGCATTACGAACCGGCGACACCAATTTTGATGAAAAACTCAATTTAATGTTACAACTGGCGTCAACTTTTATGGACAGCTGGCTGGTTCAATCTGCAGAATTTGTTGCTGTTGCAATAGAAAATCCAACACTTTCACAAGAAGAATTGGGACAAAAATTAGGTATCAATCAGGCAGCCGTAAGCAGAAGACAAAAACGAGCTCAATTTGAACTGGTCATGCATTTAGATCGATATTTTAGAACTCAGATAAAACAACTCTCAATATTATGA
- a CDS encoding beta/alpha barrel domain-containing protein produces MNKEIKIIECPRDAMQGIRDFIPTQNKVSYIQALLRVGFDTIDFGSFVSPKAIPQMQDTAAVLEQLDLSQTTSKLLSIIANTQGAVTASEYEQIQYLGFPFSISENFQMRNTHKTIAESLVTLEEILEVADKKKKEVVTYLSMGFGNPYGDPWNVEIVAEWTEKLAGMGVKILSLSDTVGTSTPEVITYLFSHLIPKYPKIEFGAHLHTTPDTWFEKIDAAAKAGCVRFDGAIQGFGGCPMATDKLTGNMPTEKLVSYFTANKKYTGLNSLSFESAYNEASKLFGKFH; encoded by the coding sequence TTGAATAAAGAAATCAAAATCATTGAATGTCCCAGAGATGCCATGCAAGGCATAAGAGATTTTATTCCGACCCAAAATAAAGTTTCCTATATACAGGCTTTGCTTAGAGTAGGTTTTGATACTATTGATTTTGGAAGTTTTGTTTCTCCAAAAGCTATTCCGCAGATGCAGGATACTGCTGCTGTCTTAGAACAACTGGATTTGTCTCAAACCACAAGTAAACTGCTTTCTATTATTGCTAATACACAGGGAGCAGTAACGGCTTCAGAATACGAGCAGATTCAATATCTGGGATTTCCATTTTCTATTTCAGAGAATTTCCAGATGCGTAATACACACAAAACTATTGCAGAATCTTTGGTGACTTTAGAAGAAATTCTGGAAGTGGCCGATAAGAAAAAGAAAGAAGTTGTAACCTATCTTTCAATGGGGTTTGGAAATCCTTACGGAGATCCGTGGAATGTCGAAATTGTAGCAGAGTGGACAGAAAAACTTGCCGGTATGGGAGTAAAAATTCTATCACTTTCGGATACTGTTGGAACTTCTACACCAGAAGTTATTACCTATTTGTTTTCTCATTTAATTCCGAAATATCCGAAAATTGAATTTGGAGCCCATTTGCATACTACACCAGATACTTGGTTTGAAAAAATTGATGCGGCAGCAAAAGCTGGTTGTGTACGTTTTGACGGAGCCATTCAGGGATTTGGAGGCTGTCCGATGGCAACTGATAAACTCACAGGAAACATGCCTACAGAAAAACTGGTTTCTTATTTTACTGCAAACAAAAAATATACTGGTTTAAATTCTTTAAGTTTTGAAAGTGCTTACAATGAAGCTTCAAAATTGTTTGGAAAGTTTCATTAA
- a CDS encoding DUF5723 family protein: MRKLSLIFFAVFQFSCFAQNKEVLYNFTQIPQSLLVNPGADVSYKYYFGFPVLSGISANVGSKGFTAYDLFADNGVDFNQKVRNVLNNTSRNDKVMTNQQLEIFSGGFRVGGRESRSYVSFGMYQEFDFFMYVPKDPALLALNGNRDYIGKSFNLGDLSARAEVLSVLHIGYHKKINDKFVYGGRAKIYSSGANATSTKNSGYIYTGQNAGTPNVYNQVISSNLELKTSGIAKFTKDEYDGNVARDLVNNTFFGGSLGLGVDAGITYYIKDNLQLTASIIDLGFIRQSKDIETLTYKGTYQYNGVNPDFMGNDDPEDVFDEFEKAIPRDTLYNKYTTWRPTKFYSSIQYSFGEARPDDECNCRGQINKYYKNAVGAQIFAMTTPRQPIAALTAFYRRNIFRKLDVKATYTFDSFSNKNIGLGLAGTIGKVNIYALVNNILEYRDVSKANGVAFQFGINFIVPDSVD, encoded by the coding sequence ATGAGAAAGTTAAGTCTGATTTTCTTTGCCGTTTTTCAGTTTTCTTGTTTTGCTCAAAATAAAGAAGTACTGTATAATTTTACACAAATTCCACAATCTTTGCTTGTTAATCCAGGTGCAGATGTTTCTTATAAATATTATTTTGGCTTTCCTGTTTTATCCGGAATTTCAGCTAATGTAGGATCGAAAGGTTTTACTGCCTATGATTTATTTGCAGATAATGGTGTAGATTTTAATCAAAAAGTTCGAAACGTACTTAATAATACATCTCGAAACGATAAAGTAATGACCAATCAGCAGTTGGAAATTTTTTCAGGCGGATTTAGAGTAGGAGGCAGAGAAAGCCGTTCTTATGTTTCATTTGGAATGTATCAGGAATTTGATTTTTTTATGTACGTTCCTAAAGATCCTGCCTTACTTGCTTTAAACGGAAACAGAGATTATATCGGCAAATCTTTTAATCTGGGAGATTTAAGTGCCAGAGCTGAGGTACTTTCGGTATTGCATATCGGATATCATAAAAAAATAAACGATAAGTTTGTCTACGGCGGACGTGCTAAAATCTATTCCAGTGGAGCAAATGCAACTTCAACAAAAAATTCAGGATACATTTATACAGGACAGAATGCCGGAACCCCGAATGTTTACAATCAGGTAATTTCTTCTAATTTAGAATTAAAAACTTCCGGTATTGCTAAGTTTACAAAAGACGAATACGACGGAAATGTAGCCAGAGATCTGGTAAATAATACTTTTTTCGGCGGAAGTTTAGGTTTAGGAGTAGATGCCGGAATTACCTATTATATAAAAGATAATTTGCAGCTAACAGCGAGTATAATTGATTTAGGTTTTATAAGACAGTCTAAAGACATTGAAACACTCACTTATAAGGGAACTTATCAATATAACGGTGTAAATCCTGATTTTATGGGTAACGATGATCCGGAAGATGTTTTTGATGAGTTCGAAAAAGCCATTCCACGAGATACATTGTATAATAAATACACGACCTGGCGTCCAACTAAGTTCTATTCTTCTATTCAGTATTCATTTGGAGAAGCCCGACCGGATGATGAATGCAATTGTCGGGGACAAATCAATAAATATTATAAAAATGCGGTAGGTGCACAAATTTTTGCCATGACAACGCCACGACAACCTATAGCAGCATTAACAGCTTTTTACAGAAGAAATATTTTTAGAAAATTAGATGTAAAAGCCACATATACTTTTGATTCGTTCTCGAACAAAAATATTGGTTTAGGACTTGCCGGAACAATCGGAAAAGTAAATATTTATGCACTCGTAAATAATATTCTGGAATATAGAGATGTTTCAAAAGCCAACGGTGTAGCATTTCAGTTCGGAATAAATTTCATCGTTCCGGATTCAGTTGATTAA
- the guaB gene encoding IMP dehydrogenase, which produces MIAHNSKIIGEGLTYDDVLLVPNYSNVLPREVSIKSKFSRNITLNVPIVSAAMDTVTESAMAIAMAQEGGIGVLHKNMTIEQQAGKVRKVKRAEAGMIIDPVTLPMNSTIADAKNAMKEFGIGGIPIVDENKILKGIVTNRDLRFEKNGARPIAEVMTSENLVTVSEGTSLEQAEVVLQGHKIEKLPVVNDKNELVGLITFRDITKLTQKPIANKDSFGRLRVAAAIGVTGDAVQRAEALVNAGVDAIIIDTAHGHTEGVVNTLKEVKAKFPQIDVIVGNIATPEAAKYLVENGADGVKVGIGPGSICTTRIVAGVGFPQFSAVLEVAAAIKGTGVPVIADGGIRYTGDIPKAIAAGADCVMLGSLLAGTKESPGETIIFEGRKFKSYRGMGSVEAMQTGSKDRYFQDVEDDVKKLVPEGIVGRVPYKGELNESMLQFIGGLRAGMGYCGSKDIPTLQETGRFVRITSSGITESHPHNVTITKEAPNYSR; this is translated from the coding sequence ATGATAGCACACAACTCCAAGATTATCGGCGAAGGTTTAACTTACGACGATGTATTATTAGTACCTAACTACTCGAATGTGCTTCCCCGCGAAGTGAGTATCAAATCAAAATTCTCAAGAAACATCACATTAAACGTTCCAATTGTATCTGCTGCTATGGATACAGTTACCGAAAGTGCAATGGCAATTGCTATGGCACAAGAAGGAGGAATCGGTGTTTTACATAAAAATATGACTATCGAACAACAAGCAGGAAAAGTTCGAAAAGTAAAGCGTGCAGAAGCTGGTATGATTATCGATCCGGTAACTTTACCAATGAATTCAACTATCGCTGATGCTAAAAACGCTATGAAAGAATTCGGAATCGGTGGTATTCCAATCGTTGACGAAAATAAAATACTTAAAGGTATTGTGACCAACCGTGACTTACGTTTCGAGAAAAACGGAGCAAGACCAATCGCTGAAGTAATGACAAGCGAAAATTTAGTAACTGTTTCTGAAGGAACTTCTTTAGAGCAGGCTGAGGTGGTTTTACAAGGTCATAAAATCGAAAAATTACCAGTTGTAAACGATAAAAACGAATTAGTTGGTCTAATTACGTTTAGAGATATTACAAAACTGACTCAAAAGCCAATCGCAAACAAAGATTCTTTTGGTCGTTTAAGAGTTGCAGCTGCAATTGGAGTTACCGGAGATGCAGTTCAAAGAGCTGAAGCTTTAGTAAACGCTGGTGTAGATGCGATCATTATCGATACAGCTCACGGACATACCGAAGGTGTAGTGAATACATTAAAAGAAGTAAAAGCAAAATTTCCTCAAATAGACGTAATTGTTGGAAACATCGCAACGCCGGAAGCTGCTAAATATTTAGTAGAAAATGGTGCAGATGGTGTAAAAGTTGGAATCGGACCTGGTTCTATCTGTACTACACGTATCGTTGCAGGTGTTGGTTTTCCTCAGTTTTCAGCAGTTTTAGAAGTTGCTGCAGCGATTAAAGGAACAGGAGTTCCGGTAATTGCAGATGGTGGAATTCGTTATACAGGAGATATTCCTAAAGCTATCGCTGCAGGTGCTGACTGTGTAATGTTAGGTTCATTATTGGCAGGAACAAAAGAATCTCCGGGAGAAACAATCATTTTTGAAGGAAGAAAATTCAAATCTTACCGCGGAATGGGATCTGTTGAAGCAATGCAAACAGGTTCAAAAGATCGTTATTTCCAGGATGTTGAAGACGACGTGAAAAAATTAGTTCCGGAAGGAATCGTTGGACGTGTTCCTTACAAAGGAGAATTAAACGAAAGTATGCTTCAGTTTATTGGTGGTCTTCGTGCAGGTATGGGATACTGTGGTTCAAAAGATATTCCTACTTTACAGGAAACAGGACGTTTCGTAAGAATCACTTCAAGTGGAATTACAGAAAGTCATCCGCATAATGTTACTATTACAAAAGAAGCTCCAAATTATTCTAGATAA
- a CDS encoding RNA polymerase alpha subunit C-terminal domain-containing protein, translating into MTAISKNKRTCKNGHHYFKTSDCPTCPICEAERKPDFGLLAVLSAPARRALESKNIKTVADLSQYTQREILSLHGIGPSSLPKLLEELNKNGLTFKDL; encoded by the coding sequence ATGACAGCTATTTCTAAAAATAAGAGAACTTGTAAAAATGGACATCACTATTTTAAAACCAGTGATTGTCCTACCTGCCCAATTTGCGAAGCGGAACGAAAACCAGATTTCGGACTTTTAGCTGTTTTATCTGCTCCGGCCAGAAGGGCTTTAGAAAGTAAAAACATTAAAACTGTAGCAGATTTATCTCAATATACTCAAAGGGAAATTTTGTCTCTGCATGGAATTGGACCAAGTAGTCTGCCTAAACTTTTGGAAGAATTAAACAAGAATGGACTAACGTTTAAAGACTTATAA
- a CDS encoding FAD-dependent oxidoreductase, whose protein sequence is MKTSIIDNKKIAIIGGGPVGLTTARILQINGADVTVYERDSNAQARTSGGTLDIHSDSGQYAIQKAGLMEEFYKYARPTGEKMADIDGNITSDEMPDETNAFSRPEIDRNDLRKIMLDNLKEGTVVWDSQLTNLEKTENHYVLEFKNGKTVTADFVIVANGGRSNARKFVSDQEPQLSGTYIIQGEIVNPDQNYPEFKPKFGNGNVMAMGEHKMFYTHTMRDGSLHFGVSFKADENWIANHGINFEDDKVVITFLNETFKNWGNDYKKFFAASTEFSGLPLRLFSLEEPWKEHSNITLVGDAAHLMPPFAGEGVNMGLFDAFHLTQNLTNGKFETIDEAIADYEQKMFGYALEAQCMTKKMEDLLHSDIVAEDILNSRYE, encoded by the coding sequence ATGAAAACTTCAATTATAGATAATAAAAAAATTGCCATTATTGGTGGTGGTCCTGTTGGATTGACAACTGCACGAATTTTACAAATAAATGGCGCTGATGTCACGGTTTACGAAAGAGATAGTAATGCACAGGCTCGAACTTCTGGAGGAACTCTGGACATTCATTCTGATTCTGGTCAATATGCGATTCAGAAAGCGGGTTTAATGGAAGAATTCTATAAATATGCGAGACCAACTGGCGAAAAAATGGCTGATATAGATGGAAATATTACTTCTGACGAAATGCCTGATGAAACCAACGCTTTTTCTCGTCCGGAAATTGACCGAAATGATCTTAGAAAAATTATGTTAGATAATCTAAAAGAAGGTACTGTTGTTTGGGATAGTCAGTTAACAAATCTTGAAAAAACAGAAAACCATTATGTTTTGGAATTCAAAAACGGTAAAACAGTAACAGCCGACTTCGTAATTGTAGCAAATGGCGGAAGATCTAATGCACGAAAATTTGTAAGCGACCAGGAACCGCAGCTTTCCGGAACTTATATTATTCAGGGTGAAATTGTAAATCCGGATCAGAATTATCCTGAATTCAAACCTAAATTCGGAAACGGAAATGTGATGGCAATGGGCGAACACAAAATGTTTTATACACATACTATGCGCGACGGTTCTTTACATTTTGGCGTTTCTTTTAAAGCCGATGAAAACTGGATTGCAAATCACGGAATCAACTTTGAAGATGACAAAGTGGTAATTACTTTTTTAAATGAAACTTTTAAAAACTGGGGAAACGATTACAAAAAATTCTTCGCTGCTTCTACAGAATTTTCCGGCCTGCCTTTACGATTATTTTCTTTGGAAGAACCCTGGAAAGAGCATTCCAATATTACTCTTGTTGGAGACGCAGCACATTTAATGCCACCATTTGCAGGCGAAGGAGTCAATATGGGATTATTTGATGCTTTTCATTTGACCCAAAACTTAACCAACGGAAAATTTGAAACCATTGATGAAGCAATCGCTGATTACGAGCAAAAAATGTTTGGTTATGCTTTAGAGGCACAATGTATGACGAAGAAGATGGAAGATCTACTGCATTCTGATATCGTTGCCGAAGATATTTTAAACAGCCGTTACGAATAA
- a CDS encoding TetR/AcrR family transcriptional regulator translates to MRTRDINKEEIVKQKAIEMIVTQGVEGFGMNRLAKECGISVATLYIYYSDKEDLIRKIGIEIGRKLFDKMLDGFSPEMSFKDGLENQWENRIYFTLNFTQEATCFEILKQSTYGDAIIEEITGDFKQTMSQFILSTIERKELIPVTFEVFWSIAYGSLYSLLELHREGKSMSGKPFVFTNELKNEAFNLVLKALTP, encoded by the coding sequence ATGAGAACACGAGATATAAATAAAGAAGAAATTGTAAAACAGAAAGCAATTGAAATGATTGTTACACAAGGTGTAGAAGGTTTTGGAATGAATCGGCTTGCAAAGGAATGCGGTATATCTGTTGCAACGCTTTACATTTATTATTCCGACAAAGAAGATCTGATTCGAAAAATAGGAATCGAAATTGGCCGGAAACTCTTTGACAAAATGCTGGATGGTTTTTCTCCTGAAATGTCTTTTAAGGATGGACTTGAAAATCAATGGGAAAATCGTATTTATTTCACTCTTAATTTTACACAGGAAGCGACGTGTTTTGAAATCTTAAAACAATCTACTTATGGGGATGCGATTATTGAAGAAATTACGGGCGATTTTAAACAAACCATGTCACAATTTATCCTTTCTACTATCGAAAGAAAAGAGCTTATTCCAGTTACTTTCGAAGTTTTTTGGAGCATTGCTTATGGTTCATTATACTCTCTTTTAGAACTTCACAGAGAAGGTAAATCTATGTCTGGAAAGCCTTTCGTATTTACTAATGAACTTAAGAACGAAGCTTTTAATTTGGTTTTAAAAGCACTTACTCCATAA
- a CDS encoding L,D-transpeptidase, whose protein sequence is MKKLYYTANALLILILVLMVSCKKTDTIEITENKTTKKVVEYKEPETAVSYQFQKTKDWLKANEADSTKMNIVYAVNRTDKANLKKLDSVVIPADFSGDLVYYLPFPVHVSALQEVSKIILFSYPTQTFAAYENGELVRTGPTNMGRKKDPTPTGLFFTNWKAEKTTSTFNDEWELKWNFNIENKLGVGFHQYELPGYPASHSCLRLLEKDAKFLYKFADEWILKDKENVKVKGTPVVVFGSYDFDGQKPWLQLASDPKALNISESEIETQTQPFLKEILENQNLREAEPKNTL, encoded by the coding sequence ATGAAAAAGTTATATTACACCGCAAACGCCCTACTTATATTGATATTAGTTTTAATGGTTTCCTGTAAAAAAACAGATACTATTGAAATAACAGAAAATAAAACCACTAAAAAAGTAGTTGAATACAAAGAACCTGAAACAGCAGTTTCTTATCAGTTTCAAAAGACCAAAGACTGGCTGAAAGCAAATGAAGCCGACAGCACTAAAATGAATATTGTTTATGCCGTAAACAGAACGGACAAAGCCAATTTAAAAAAACTGGATTCAGTTGTTATTCCTGCTGATTTCAGCGGTGATTTAGTGTATTATCTTCCTTTTCCAGTCCATGTTTCGGCATTACAGGAAGTTTCTAAAATAATTTTATTTTCTTATCCAACGCAAACATTTGCTGCTTATGAAAATGGCGAATTGGTTCGTACGGGCCCAACCAATATGGGAAGAAAAAAAGACCCTACTCCAACCGGATTGTTTTTCACTAATTGGAAAGCAGAAAAAACAACCAGCACATTTAATGACGAATGGGAATTAAAATGGAATTTTAATATCGAAAATAAATTAGGAGTTGGTTTTCATCAATATGAATTACCAGGCTATCCGGCTTCTCATTCTTGTTTGCGCTTATTAGAAAAGGATGCTAAATTCCTTTACAAATTTGCAGATGAATGGATTTTGAAAGACAAAGAAAATGTAAAAGTAAAAGGAACTCCGGTTGTTGTTTTTGGAAGCTACGATTTTGATGGACAAAAACCTTGGTTGCAACTTGCATCCGATCCAAAAGCGTTGAACATTTCAGAATCTGAAATTGAAACGCAGACACAACCGTTCCTGAAAGAGATTTTAGAGAACCAAAACCTCAGAGAAGCTGAGCCTAAAAACACATTATAA
- a CDS encoding DUF4261 domain-containing protein, whose amino-acid sequence MGLFDFFKKKGTSEKTESNILLAMPMFENNERYSIESVIQNLKDFWGLSVTDFTGDDNSAIFKINDELIAVAFVGAHIPWEDISGTAKYTYGWQTAEGDLKNLDGHAIVSVMSGQQSQVERFTILSKLLCSILSTSNSLGIYQGSQTLLIPKSQYLEYIPDLQQQKSPIHLWIYIGIRTSDQGNSIYTYGLKEFGKQEMEVINSQLPLEELYGFISNIIAYVIDSDVTFKNGETLGYTMDQKIKITSSQGILVEGQTLKLEM is encoded by the coding sequence ATGGGATTATTTGACTTTTTTAAGAAAAAAGGAACTTCAGAAAAAACAGAAAGCAACATACTACTTGCTATGCCAATGTTCGAAAATAACGAGCGTTACAGTATAGAAAGTGTAATACAGAACCTAAAGGATTTTTGGGGATTATCTGTGACAGATTTCACTGGAGATGATAATTCAGCGATTTTTAAAATAAATGATGAATTAATAGCTGTTGCATTTGTAGGAGCACACATTCCTTGGGAAGATATCTCAGGAACTGCTAAATATACTTATGGCTGGCAGACAGCTGAAGGAGATTTGAAAAATCTTGACGGACATGCTATCGTTTCTGTGATGTCTGGACAACAAAGTCAGGTAGAAAGGTTCACCATTTTAAGTAAATTATTATGCTCTATTCTTTCGACATCAAATTCATTAGGGATTTATCAAGGTAGTCAAACCTTATTAATACCTAAATCGCAGTATTTAGAATACATTCCCGATTTACAGCAACAAAAATCTCCAATTCATTTATGGATTTATATTGGAATTAGAACTTCTGATCAAGGAAACAGCATTTATACTTATGGATTAAAGGAATTTGGAAAACAAGAAATGGAAGTTATCAATTCTCAATTACCACTTGAAGAATTATATGGTTTCATCTCCAATATAATTGCTTACGTAATTGATAGTGATGTTACTTTTAAAAATGGAGAAACACTTGGCTATACTATGGATCAAAAAATCAAAATAACTTCTTCACAAGGAATATTGGTCGAAGGACAAACTTTAAAATTAGAAATGTAA